The following proteins are encoded in a genomic region of Paenibacillus sp. FSL R7-0273:
- a CDS encoding ABC transporter ATP-binding protein: MISTPNSMKKEITPRPKKPESGAAKLLLRLSAPYKFQLLLACVCVIIVNAAFLVQPLLLQRVIDHFLIGGAAEHGLDSILGLALLYLLVSAAGSGFAYLQALIVAKAGQSLIHDLRVRVFGIIERLPLSFLDRTSSGRLITRATNDTAEVSDLYTDVIISLVKDVLLLIGIIYAMLMLSPQLTLVSFTVIPVIVFLVLFIKNKIKKNFFHMKHYIGQINGFIAESVAGMRVIQIFRAEKEKEEQFLKLNGDYFRTTLIQVRLNSILKPASDMFQSLAIAILVWFSVGQISGGVLQIGVLYAFTTYIRQFFAPISDLADKYTSIQSALVSTERIDELIREEERLEQPESGVAVERLDGTIEFRQVWFAYKDTDWVLKDVSFVIRKGQTAAFIGETGAGKTTIISLINGFYQVQKGEILIDGVNVNDMRLDDLRRNISVVLQDVFLFSGTIRDNITLGDEIAEETVQYALEASCAIEFVQEYPDGIDEPVTERGGTLSAGQRQLISFARAIAQDPAIFVLDEATANIDTRTEKLIQQAIDNVARERTTLIIAHRLSTIAGADLIIAMKDGQVAESGPPRRLLEREGYYSRLLRESRAHVVSS; the protein is encoded by the coding sequence TTTTCTCGTCCAGCCGCTGCTGCTGCAGCGGGTCATCGACCATTTTCTGATCGGCGGTGCGGCGGAGCATGGTCTTGACTCTATTCTCGGCCTGGCTTTGCTGTATCTGCTGGTGTCGGCCGCGGGCTCCGGCTTTGCCTACCTGCAGGCGCTGATTGTGGCCAAAGCCGGACAGAGCCTGATCCATGATCTGCGGGTCAGGGTGTTCGGGATTATCGAGCGGCTGCCGCTGTCCTTTCTGGACCGGACCTCGTCCGGCCGGCTTATTACCCGGGCGACGAATGACACCGCCGAGGTCAGTGACCTGTATACCGATGTCATCATTTCACTCGTTAAAGATGTCCTGCTGCTGATCGGCATTATCTACGCCATGCTGATGCTTAGCCCGCAGCTAACGCTTGTTTCTTTTACCGTTATTCCGGTGATCGTGTTCCTGGTCTTATTTATCAAAAACAAAATTAAAAAGAACTTCTTCCACATGAAGCATTACATCGGCCAGATTAACGGCTTTATTGCCGAGAGCGTTGCAGGAATGCGGGTTATTCAGATCTTCCGTGCGGAAAAAGAGAAGGAGGAGCAGTTCCTGAAGCTGAACGGGGATTACTTCAGGACCACGCTGATCCAGGTGCGGCTCAATAGCATCCTGAAGCCCGCATCGGATATGTTCCAGAGTCTGGCGATTGCCATCCTCGTCTGGTTCAGTGTCGGCCAAATCTCCGGCGGTGTGCTGCAAATCGGTGTACTGTATGCGTTCACGACCTATATCAGGCAGTTTTTCGCCCCGATTTCTGATCTGGCGGACAAATATACCTCCATTCAATCAGCGCTGGTATCTACGGAGCGTATCGATGAGCTGATCCGCGAGGAGGAACGGCTGGAGCAGCCGGAGAGCGGAGTCGCTGTAGAGCGGCTGGACGGCACGATTGAGTTCCGCCAGGTCTGGTTTGCGTACAAGGATACCGACTGGGTGCTGAAGGACGTGAGTTTTGTGATCCGCAAAGGGCAGACAGCCGCATTCATCGGCGAGACCGGTGCGGGCAAGACAACCATCATCAGTCTGATTAACGGCTTTTACCAGGTGCAAAAGGGAGAAATCCTCATCGACGGCGTCAATGTAAATGATATGCGGCTGGATGATCTGCGGCGGAACATTTCCGTCGTGCTGCAGGATGTCTTCCTGTTCTCCGGTACGATCCGCGATAATATTACGCTGGGCGATGAGATTGCGGAGGAAACTGTGCAGTATGCTCTAGAGGCCTCCTGCGCCATTGAATTCGTACAGGAATATCCGGATGGCATCGACGAGCCGGTTACCGAGCGGGGAGGGACATTGTCTGCCGGACAGCGTCAGCTGATCTCCTTCGCCAGGGCGATTGCCCAGGATCCGGCGATCTTCGTGCTGGATGAGGCTACCGCAAACATCGATACCCGCACGGAAAAGCTGATCCAGCAGGCCATCGACAACGTGGCCCGCGAGCGCACCACGCTGATCATCGCCCACCGGCTGTCCACCATCGCCGGTGCGGACCTGATCATCGCGATGAAGGACGGGCAGGTCGCCGAATCCGGCCCGCCCCGGCGGCTGCTGGAGCGGGAAGGCTATTATTCCCGGCTGCTGAGGGAGAGCCGGGCGCATGTGGTTAGCTCTTGA